One Moorena sp. SIOASIH DNA segment encodes these proteins:
- a CDS encoding resolvase, which yields MSPREENTLRKYADNGTIKCERTPSGYRMFDTVSLATLGRRQSSKPATICYCLLSSQKQKDDLARQIAYMHSLFPEAEIIKDVGC from the coding sequence TTGTCACCCCGTGAGGAAAACACCCTAAGGAAGTATGCAGACAATGGCACCATCAAGTGCGAACGAACCCCAAGCGGTTACAGAATGTTTGATACAGTTAGTCTTGCCACTTTGGGTAGACGACAATCATCCAAACCAGCCACGATCTGTTACTGCCTCCTCAGCAGCCAAAAACAGAAAGACGACCTGGCCAGACAAATCGCTTACATGCATTCCCTCTTCCCGGAAGCGGAAATCATCAAAGACGTCGGCTGTTGA
- a CDS encoding GNAT family N-acetyltransferase, with protein MTKPSPSLPPGCIFRPACAKDTWAILKLILIAKLEPTQLRWTQFRVIEFEGRVVACGQLRNFPDAQELGSLVVAPKWRNQGLGSYLMENLIKEATQPLYLECMGWLTPFYTRFGFVSVSWQDLPKSLKFKFGLSKLATTLFRIPLSIMTYQSKDEG; from the coding sequence ATGACTAAACCATCTCCATCGTTACCACCAGGATGTATTTTCCGGCCTGCCTGTGCTAAGGATACCTGGGCAATTCTTAAATTAATTCTGATTGCTAAACTAGAGCCTACCCAGTTACGTTGGACTCAGTTTCGGGTGATTGAATTTGAGGGGCGTGTGGTGGCTTGTGGACAATTGCGCAACTTTCCCGATGCCCAAGAATTGGGGAGTTTGGTTGTGGCACCTAAGTGGCGCAATCAGGGATTGGGGAGTTATCTTATGGAAAATCTAATCAAAGAGGCAACTCAGCCTCTTTATCTCGAATGTATGGGTTGGCTGACGCCATTTTACACCCGTTTCGGTTTTGTATCGGTATCCTGGCAAGACTTACCCAAATCCCTTAAATTTAAGTTTGGCTTATCCAAACTAGCCACTACACTATTCCGTATTCCTCTATCCATCATGACCTACCAATCAAAGGATGAAGGTTAG
- a CDS encoding CPXCG motif-containing cysteine-rich protein, protein MQETAQYSCAYCGETNLTFVDLSAGEQQSYIEDCQVCCHPNILYVRVDQETLDIEIDSDYDG, encoded by the coding sequence ATGCAAGAGACTGCTCAATATTCCTGTGCCTATTGTGGTGAAACCAATTTGACCTTTGTAGATCTAAGCGCTGGTGAACAGCAATCCTATATCGAAGATTGTCAAGTCTGCTGTCATCCAAATATTTTGTATGTAAGGGTAGATCAAGAAACTCTCGATATTGAGATTGACAGCGATTATGATGGCTAA
- a CDS encoding VIT domain-containing protein: protein MPTHALLCSKQLLGGLYVNEEEEHSVFPLKHTEVYAKITGHMSRVEVTQTFDNPFSEPLEAVYIFPLPDEAAVDEMEIKLSDRIIEGNIKKREDAQTIYEQACSQGRTAALLEQERDNIFTQSLAHIKPGEQIEVTLRYTDQLQFQGGNYEFVFPMVVGPRFIPGTPIDESGDTDCVPDASRITPPLIPPDMRSGHDIGVTIDIDAGVAITEVCSTSHQINIEQLNIEQKGQILRVKLSQEDTIPNKDLILRYGIAKEYTQTTVLTHSDQRGNHFAVYLIPALDYSTDEIVPKDVVFVIDTSGSQMGDPLLKSQELMRRFINGLNPKDTFTIIDISDTATQLSTKPLSNTPQNCRKAINYINQLKANGGTYLLKGIRNLLNLPAAPEGRLRSIVLLSDGYISNENQVLAEVQQQLKPGNRIYSFGVGSSPNRFLLNRLAEIGRGIARMVRQDEPTEAVAEQFFRQINNPVLTNIHVTWEGSGEAIIYPNRTPDLFTQQPLVICGRISPIQEFQAEQLQVSKLKVVRVAWPFGQSLENNQPNSKATGEQLSTKQPTRLEGQRGTTLANRPRYGNNPNQPSTFNPNQPSTFNPNQPSTFNPNQPSTFNPNQPSTFNPNQPSTFNPNQPSTFNPNQPSTFNPNQPSTFNPNQPSTFNPNQPSTFNPNQPSTFNPNQPSTFNPNQPSTFNPNQPSTFNPNQPSTFNPNQPSTFNPNQPSTLTPNQPWPFGHATRTTPTGTLRITGTRADGSYYEKRFNLNFDQADNPAIAQLWGRARIKHLMQQMLSCETKAGVEAVTATALSYQLLCQYTAFVAVSDQVPVAGESHLISMQVPVTIPEGVNWEGMIKSTFASAIQDRLRLQKWRSGLRAGDKGSRRQAGIDINSKPFPHDQGKKGTPKNSKINRSLLFSLSALSSPTAWSSPIPRSVLPISEYRKLGVKTKAWIQQSEYRQNRSKESKLTNDNDNIYATGKASEIIPQEYITSKTLQDRDNNNDNIYDSHQASERITEDYFSTKSPDNFELTLVCPRLIQKVKSEILSSAAISHHRLQLVRVKGLDEIGTTCLTQHLQRLNLPLGVAGEIVFEFLVRRGRVIRVMWDEAASTLTESQMIDLIKRSLSCWRVPQTCVKSVCLTLRINEGATQ from the coding sequence ATGCCCACTCATGCACTATTATGCTCCAAGCAGTTGCTAGGGGGACTATACGTTAACGAAGAGGAGGAACACTCGGTATTTCCTCTGAAACATACAGAGGTTTACGCCAAAATCACTGGTCACATGTCACGGGTAGAGGTGACACAGACCTTTGATAATCCGTTCAGCGAACCCTTAGAAGCGGTCTATATATTTCCACTACCAGATGAAGCGGCGGTGGATGAGATGGAGATTAAATTAAGCGATCGCATAATTGAGGGCAATATCAAAAAACGGGAAGATGCTCAAACTATCTACGAGCAAGCTTGCAGTCAGGGGCGGACTGCGGCACTCTTAGAGCAAGAACGGGATAATATTTTTACTCAATCTCTAGCTCACATTAAACCAGGGGAGCAAATTGAGGTCACCCTTCGCTATACCGATCAGCTACAGTTCCAGGGGGGTAATTATGAATTTGTCTTCCCAATGGTAGTTGGACCGCGTTTCATCCCTGGTACTCCCATTGATGAGAGTGGGGATACTGACTGCGTTCCCGATGCTTCCCGGATCACTCCACCCTTGATTCCGCCAGACATGCGCTCAGGTCATGACATTGGAGTAACTATCGATATTGACGCTGGAGTAGCAATTACAGAGGTTTGTTCTACCTCCCATCAGATTAACATTGAACAACTCAACATTGAACAAAAGGGGCAAATCCTGCGGGTCAAACTGAGTCAGGAAGATACGATTCCCAACAAAGACCTGATTCTACGCTATGGGATTGCCAAGGAGTACACTCAAACAACAGTACTTACCCACTCAGATCAACGGGGCAATCATTTTGCTGTGTATCTTATCCCCGCGTTGGACTATAGCACCGATGAGATTGTGCCAAAGGATGTGGTCTTCGTGATCGATACCTCTGGTTCTCAAATGGGGGATCCTCTGCTAAAGTCTCAGGAATTGATGCGTCGGTTTATTAATGGACTCAATCCGAAGGATACCTTTACCATTATTGATATTTCAGATACTGCTACCCAGCTATCTACCAAACCCTTATCGAATACCCCCCAAAACTGTAGAAAGGCGATTAACTACATCAATCAATTAAAAGCCAACGGTGGTACTTATTTACTCAAAGGTATTCGTAACTTGCTGAATTTACCAGCTGCACCAGAGGGACGACTACGGAGTATTGTACTGCTAAGTGATGGCTACATTAGCAATGAGAATCAGGTACTAGCAGAAGTACAGCAACAGCTTAAACCTGGAAATCGCATCTATAGCTTTGGTGTCGGCAGTTCTCCGAACCGGTTTCTGTTGAATCGCTTAGCTGAAATTGGACGGGGAATAGCTAGAATGGTGCGTCAGGATGAACCAACTGAAGCAGTAGCGGAACAGTTTTTCCGTCAAATAAATAACCCAGTGCTAACCAATATTCACGTTACCTGGGAAGGCTCAGGGGAAGCAATAATTTATCCCAATCGCACTCCGGATCTATTTACCCAGCAGCCTTTGGTTATCTGTGGACGTATTTCTCCCATTCAAGAGTTCCAGGCAGAACAGTTGCAGGTTAGCAAGTTGAAGGTTGTTCGCGTAGCGTGGCCTTTTGGCCAAAGTTTGGAAAATAACCAACCCAACTCGAAGGCTACAGGCGAACAACTTTCAACCAAACAACCTACCCGACTTGAAGGCCAAAGGGGAACAACCTTGGCCAATAGGCCACGCTACGGGAACAACCCAAACCAACCTTCAACCTTCAACCCAAACCAACCTTCAACCTTCAACCCAAACCAACCTTCAACCTTCAACCCAAACCAACCTTCAACCTTCAACCCAAACCAACCTTCAACCTTCAACCCAAACCAACCTTCAACCTTCAACCCAAACCAACCTTCAACCTTCAACCCAAACCAACCTTCAACCTTCAACCCAAACCAACCTTCAACCTTCAACCCAAACCAACCTTCAACCTTCAACCCAAACCAACCTTCAACCTTCAACCCAAACCAACCTTCAACCTTCAACCCAAACCAACCTTCAACCTTCAACCCAAACCAACCTTCAACCTTCAACCCAAACCAACCTTCAACCTTCAACCCAAACCAACCTTCAACCTTCAACCCAAACCAACCTTCAACCTTCAACCCAAACCAACCTTCAACCTTAACCCCAAACCAACCTTGGCCTTTCGGCCACGCTACGCGAACAACCCCTACTGGTACTCTCAGAATTACGGGTACTAGGGCCGATGGTAGTTACTACGAGAAAAGATTTAACCTCAATTTTGATCAAGCCGACAATCCAGCCATTGCTCAGCTTTGGGGTAGAGCAAGGATTAAACACCTGATGCAGCAAATGTTGAGCTGTGAAACCAAAGCTGGGGTAGAGGCAGTGACCGCAACAGCGTTGAGTTATCAACTATTGTGCCAGTACACCGCTTTTGTGGCTGTCAGTGATCAGGTACCGGTTGCAGGAGAAAGCCACCTGATATCGATGCAAGTACCAGTAACAATCCCAGAAGGAGTTAACTGGGAAGGCATGATCAAAAGTACTTTTGCTAGTGCAATTCAGGATAGACTCAGGCTACAGAAGTGGCGTTCAGGGTTGAGAGCAGGGGATAAGGGGAGCCGCAGACAAGCAGGAATTGACATCAATTCAAAACCATTTCCTCATGACCAGGGGAAAAAGGGGACACCTAAGAACTCTAAGATTAACCGATCTTTACTGTTTTCCCTCTCTGCCTTGTCTTCTCCCACCGCCTGGTCTTCTCCTATCCCAAGGTCTGTCCTACCAATAAGTGAATATAGGAAATTAGGGGTTAAAACCAAAGCTTGGATTCAACAGTCAGAGTATAGGCAAAACAGGTCCAAGGAATCTAAGCTAACTAATGATAATGATAATATTTATGCTACCGGTAAGGCATCAGAAATTATCCCTCAGGAGTATATTACTTCTAAGACACTTCAGGATAGAGACAATAATAATGATAATATATATGATAGCCATCAGGCATCAGAAAGAATCACTGAGGACTATTTCAGCACTAAATCACCAGATAATTTTGAATTGACCTTGGTCTGTCCTAGATTGATTCAAAAGGTGAAGTCAGAGATATTAAGCTCAGCGGCAATCAGCCATCACAGGTTACAGTTGGTCAGAGTTAAGGGATTAGATGAAATAGGGACAACTTGTTTAACTCAACATCTGCAACGGTTGAACCTACCCCTAGGGGTAGCTGGTGAAATTGTCTTCGAGTTCCTAGTGCGTAGAGGTCGCGTGATCAGGGTGATGTGGGATGAAGCAGCCTCTACCCTGACGGAATCCCAAATGATTGATTTGATTAAGCGATCGCTTTCTTGTTGGAGAGTTCCCCAAACCTGTGTAAAGAGCGTGTGTTTAACCTTACGGATTAACGAAGGTGCAACTCAATGA
- a CDS encoding retropepsin-like aspartic protease, which produces MKPYLPIQLLTTLFVITTSTLTPAVSNAQIDLPCFMRDANGNLIDLGKLCGISKPNSSGVITIPIKRRVYNTPVIDVTFNGKRTFEMVVDTGASVVTITPKMAKALALKPEGTATMDTANGTIDVPLGRLASAAAGGIVANNLLVAVSPSLSIGLLGHNFYQDYDLTIKQDVIELHLR; this is translated from the coding sequence GTGAAACCCTATTTACCAATCCAACTATTAACAACATTATTTGTAATCACAACCAGCACCCTGACTCCTGCTGTTTCTAACGCTCAAATCGATTTACCCTGTTTCATGCGGGATGCCAATGGCAATCTGATTGACCTTGGCAAACTTTGCGGCATTTCAAAGCCAAACAGTTCAGGGGTGATTACAATCCCGATCAAACGCCGAGTATATAACACTCCTGTGATTGATGTCACCTTTAATGGTAAACGAACCTTTGAAATGGTGGTTGATACAGGAGCATCCGTCGTGACAATTACCCCAAAAATGGCAAAAGCTTTGGCATTGAAGCCAGAAGGAACTGCCACGATGGATACAGCTAATGGTACAATTGATGTACCCCTGGGTCGCTTGGCATCCGCTGCCGCAGGAGGTATTGTGGCTAACAACCTACTGGTTGCTGTGAGTCCATCCCTGTCAATTGGACTGCTAGGACACAATTTCTATCAAGATTATGATCTCACGATTAAGCAAGATGTCATTGAGTTGCACCTTCGTTAA
- the psaA gene encoding photosystem I core protein PsaA, with translation MPLEVDKDPVPTSFEKWGKPGHFDRTLARGPKTTTWIWNLHANAHDFDSHTSDLEDVSRKIFSAHFGHLAVVFVWLSGMYFHGARFSNYEAWLSDPTTIKPSAQVVWPVVGQGILNGDVGGGFHGIQITSGFFQLWRASGITNSTQLYATAIGGLVMAALMLFAGWFHYHKKAPKLSWFQSVESMMNHHLAVLLGCGCLSWAGHQIHVSLPINKLLDSGVAPSEIPLPHEFLLNKGLMADLYPSFAQGITPFFTLNWGVYSDFLTFHGGLNPVTGGLWLSDTAHHHLALAVLFIIAGHMYRNSYGIGHSMKEILEAHKGPFTGEGHKGLYEILTTSWHAQLAINLAMVGSLSIIVAHHMYAMPPYPYIATDYGTQLSLFTHHMWIGAFCIVGGAAHGAIFMVRDYDPAKNVNNLLDRAIRHRDAIISHLNWVCIWLGFHSFGLYVHNDTMRALGRPQDMFSDTAIQLQPIFAQWIQNIHNLAPGGTAPHALETVSYAFGGGVVEVGGKVAMMPIELGTADFMVHHIHAFTIHVTVLILLKGVLFARSSRLIPDKANLGFRFPCDGPGRGGTCQVSGWDHVFLGLFWMYNCISVVIFHFSWKMQSDVWGTVFPDGTVSHITNGNFAQSAITINGWLRDFLWAQASNVITSYGSALSAYGIMFLAGHFVFAFSLMFLFSGRGYWQELIESIVWAHNKLKVAPSIQPRALSITQGRAVGVAHYLLGGIVVTWSFFLARILSVG, from the coding sequence ATGCCACTCGAGGTCGATAAAGACCCGGTACCAACTTCCTTTGAGAAGTGGGGTAAACCAGGTCATTTTGATCGAACCCTAGCGAGAGGTCCCAAAACCACCACTTGGATTTGGAACCTTCACGCTAACGCCCATGATTTCGATAGTCATACCAGTGACTTAGAAGACGTTTCTCGCAAAATATTTAGTGCACACTTCGGTCACCTAGCCGTTGTCTTTGTGTGGTTGAGCGGCATGTACTTCCATGGTGCTCGTTTCTCTAACTACGAAGCATGGCTGAGTGATCCCACTACTATTAAGCCCAGTGCTCAAGTGGTTTGGCCTGTTGTTGGTCAAGGCATTTTGAATGGGGATGTTGGTGGGGGCTTCCACGGCATCCAAATCACCTCTGGTTTCTTCCAGCTGTGGCGTGCTTCCGGTATCACCAATAGCACCCAACTGTACGCAACAGCTATTGGTGGTTTGGTAATGGCAGCCCTGATGCTATTTGCTGGCTGGTTCCACTACCACAAGAAGGCTCCGAAACTGTCATGGTTCCAGAGCGTGGAGTCGATGATGAACCACCACTTAGCAGTGCTGCTGGGCTGCGGTTGCCTAAGTTGGGCAGGTCACCAGATCCATGTGTCTTTGCCCATCAACAAGCTCTTGGATTCTGGGGTGGCTCCTAGTGAGATTCCACTGCCCCATGAGTTCTTATTAAATAAGGGCTTGATGGCAGATCTTTATCCCAGTTTTGCTCAGGGCATAACCCCCTTCTTCACCCTGAACTGGGGCGTCTACTCTGACTTCCTCACCTTCCATGGTGGTCTGAATCCAGTAACCGGTGGATTGTGGTTGTCAGATACCGCTCACCATCACCTAGCTCTAGCAGTCCTGTTCATCATTGCTGGCCACATGTACCGTAATTCCTACGGTATTGGTCATAGCATGAAGGAAATTCTAGAGGCTCATAAGGGTCCGTTCACTGGCGAAGGACACAAAGGTCTTTATGAAATCCTGACTACGTCTTGGCATGCCCAGCTAGCCATTAACCTAGCCATGGTAGGCTCTCTGAGCATCATTGTGGCTCATCATATGTACGCGATGCCTCCGTATCCGTACATTGCCACAGACTATGGTACTCAGCTGTCCCTATTCACCCACCATATGTGGATTGGTGCCTTCTGTATTGTAGGAGGTGCAGCCCATGGTGCTATTTTCATGGTGCGGGACTATGACCCAGCCAAGAATGTGAACAACCTATTAGACAGGGCTATCCGTCACCGCGATGCAATTATCTCTCACCTGAACTGGGTGTGTATCTGGTTAGGTTTCCATTCCTTTGGTCTTTACGTTCACAACGATACGATGCGGGCTTTGGGTCGTCCTCAGGATATGTTCTCTGATACGGCGATTCAGCTACAGCCAATCTTTGCCCAGTGGATTCAAAACATCCACAACCTAGCGCCGGGAGGAACTGCTCCCCATGCTTTGGAAACCGTTAGCTATGCCTTTGGCGGAGGCGTTGTAGAAGTAGGCGGTAAAGTGGCAATGATGCCGATTGAGCTGGGTACAGCGGACTTTATGGTCCACCATATCCATGCCTTCACCATTCATGTCACTGTACTAATTCTGCTCAAAGGGGTACTGTTTGCCCGTTCCTCACGTCTGATTCCCGATAAAGCTAACTTAGGCTTCCGCTTCCCCTGTGATGGTCCAGGTCGTGGCGGTACCTGCCAGGTATCTGGTTGGGATCATGTGTTCCTAGGCTTGTTCTGGATGTATAACTGCATCTCTGTGGTTATTTTCCACTTCAGCTGGAAGATGCAATCTGATGTCTGGGGAACAGTATTCCCGGATGGGACTGTGTCTCACATTACCAATGGCAACTTTGCCCAAAGTGCGATCACCATCAATGGCTGGTTACGGGACTTTTTGTGGGCACAAGCCTCAAATGTAATCACATCTTACGGCTCAGCTCTGTCGGCATACGGCATAATGTTCCTAGCTGGTCACTTCGTCTTTGCCTTTAGCCTGATGTTCCTATTTAGTGGTCGTGGGTACTGGCAAGAACTGATCGAATCCATCGTTTGGGCTCATAATAAATTGAAAGTAGCCCCATCGATTCAGCCTCGTGCTCTGAGCATCACTCAGGGTCGGGCTGTGGGGGTAGCTCACTACCTCCTGGGAGGAATCGTCGTTACCTGGTCATTCTTCCTGGCACGAATCCTGTCAGTGGGATAA
- the psaB gene encoding photosystem I core protein PsaB, which produces MATKFPKFSQDLAQDPTTRRIWYGIATAHDFESHDGMTEENLYQKIFASHFGHLAIIFLWTSGTLFHVAWQGNFEEWIKDPETVKPIAHAIWDPQFGSGAIDAFTQAGASNPVNIAYSGVYHWFYTIGMTTNNQLHGGAMFLLLLSSLLLFAGWLHLQPKFRPSLSWFKNAESRLNHHLAGLLGVSSLAWAGHLIHVAIPASRGQHVGWDNFLSVKPHAAGLGPFFTGNWGVYAQNPDTAGHIFGTSEGAGTAILTFLGGFHPQTESLWLTDIAHHHLAIAVIFIIAGHMYRTNWGIGHSIKEIHSAHNPPAGTPFGGMLGEGHKGLYDTINNSLHFQLGLALSCLAVVCSLVAHHMYALPSYVFIAKDHTTMAALFTHHEYIAGFLMVGAFAHGAIFFVRDYDPEANKNNVLARMLEHKEALISHLSWVTLFLGFHTLGLYVHNDVVVAFGTPEKQILVEPVFAQFIQAAHGKLLYGFDTLLSNSDSLASGAGAAYLPGWMDAINSGTNSLFLTIGPGDFLVHHAIALGLHTTTLILVKGALDARGSKLMPDKKDFGYAFPCDGPGRGGTCDISAWDAFYLAMFWMLNTLGWLTFYWHWKHLCVWQGNVAQFNENSTYLMGWFRDYLWANSAPLINGYSPFGTNNLSVWAWMFLLAHLVWATGFMFLISWRGYWQELIETLVWAHERTPLANLVSWKDKPVALSIVQARLVGLTHFTVGYILTYAAFLIASTAGAFG; this is translated from the coding sequence ATGGCAACAAAATTTCCAAAATTTAGCCAGGACCTCGCTCAAGATCCGACAACACGTCGAATCTGGTACGGGATTGCCACAGCCCATGACTTTGAAAGCCATGATGGCATGACCGAGGAGAATCTATATCAAAAGATTTTTGCTTCTCACTTCGGCCATCTTGCAATCATTTTCTTGTGGACTTCTGGCACCCTGTTCCACGTCGCCTGGCAAGGTAACTTTGAAGAGTGGATTAAAGATCCTGAAACTGTCAAGCCCATCGCCCACGCGATTTGGGATCCCCAATTTGGCTCAGGGGCAATTGATGCCTTCACCCAAGCTGGTGCTTCTAACCCCGTAAATATCGCCTACTCTGGTGTTTACCACTGGTTTTACACCATTGGCATGACAACCAATAACCAACTGCATGGTGGTGCCATGTTCTTGTTATTGTTGTCATCCCTATTACTGTTTGCAGGTTGGTTGCACTTACAGCCTAAGTTCCGCCCCAGCTTGAGCTGGTTCAAGAATGCAGAGTCTAGGCTGAATCACCACTTGGCAGGTTTGTTGGGTGTTAGCTCCTTAGCTTGGGCAGGTCACTTGATTCACGTGGCTATCCCCGCATCTCGCGGACAGCACGTTGGTTGGGATAACTTCCTGAGTGTCAAACCCCATGCAGCTGGATTAGGACCTTTCTTTACCGGGAATTGGGGAGTCTATGCCCAGAACCCAGATACCGCTGGACACATCTTTGGTACCTCTGAGGGTGCAGGGACAGCGATTCTGACCTTCTTGGGTGGCTTCCATCCCCAGACTGAGTCCTTGTGGCTGACCGATATCGCCCATCACCACTTGGCGATCGCAGTGATCTTCATCATTGCCGGTCATATGTACCGCACCAACTGGGGTATTGGTCACAGCATCAAGGAGATTCATAGTGCCCACAATCCTCCGGCAGGTACTCCCTTTGGGGGAATGTTAGGTGAGGGTCACAAGGGTCTATATGACACCATCAACAACTCTCTCCACTTCCAGTTAGGGTTAGCTCTGTCCTGTTTGGCTGTGGTCTGTTCCTTGGTAGCCCATCATATGTATGCGCTGCCGTCCTATGTTTTCATAGCCAAGGATCACACCACCATGGCAGCACTGTTTACTCACCATGAGTACATTGCTGGTTTCCTGATGGTTGGAGCATTCGCTCATGGTGCCATCTTCTTTGTGCGGGATTATGACCCAGAGGCTAATAAGAATAATGTGTTAGCCCGGATGCTGGAACACAAAGAAGCTCTGATTTCTCACCTGAGCTGGGTAACTCTGTTCTTAGGTTTCCACACCTTAGGACTCTATGTCCACAACGACGTCGTGGTTGCTTTCGGCACCCCCGAGAAGCAAATCCTGGTTGAGCCAGTATTTGCTCAGTTCATCCAAGCGGCTCACGGTAAACTGCTATACGGCTTTGACACTCTGCTGTCCAATTCCGATAGCTTAGCTTCTGGCGCTGGTGCAGCTTACCTACCTGGCTGGATGGATGCCATCAACAGTGGAACTAACTCCCTGTTCCTGACCATTGGTCCTGGCGATTTCTTGGTACACCATGCGATCGCTTTAGGTTTGCACACCACCACCCTGATTCTAGTCAAGGGTGCGCTGGATGCCCGTGGTTCCAAGCTAATGCCCGATAAGAAGGACTTCGGTTATGCCTTCCCTTGTGATGGTCCTGGTCGTGGCGGTACTTGCGACATCTCTGCTTGGGATGCCTTCTACCTCGCCATGTTCTGGATGCTGAACACCCTAGGCTGGTTGACCTTCTACTGGCACTGGAAGCATCTGTGCGTCTGGCAAGGTAACGTGGCTCAGTTCAATGAGAACTCTACTTATCTCATGGGCTGGTTCCGGGATTACCTGTGGGCTAACTCTGCTCCGTTGATCAATGGTTACAGCCCGTTTGGAACCAACAACCTTTCTGTCTGGGCTTGGATGTTCCTCTTGGCACACCTAGTTTGGGCAACTGGTTTCATGTTCCTGATCTCGTGGCGTGGTTACTGGCAAGAGCTAATCGAAACCTTGGTCTGGGCACACGAGCGTACTCCTCTGGCTAACTTGGTTAGCTGGAAGGATAAGCCTGTTGCGCTGTCCATCGTTCAAGCTCGTCTGGTTGGTTTAACCCACTTCACGGTTGGTTATATACTTACCTACGCCGCATTCTTGATTGCCTCGACAGCTGGTGCATTTGGCTAA